One Branchiostoma lanceolatum isolate klBraLanc5 chromosome 18, klBraLanc5.hap2, whole genome shotgun sequence DNA window includes the following coding sequences:
- the LOC136424293 gene encoding sodium/calcium exchanger regulatory protein 1-like isoform X2, with amino-acid sequence MRRQLQTPKRVLTARHFPGSRCKKSTLNLKEPRHGPRHVGPRLKAHFGSQRPRNVTEGPRSSIHTNRSKMTADFNGKWKLVDSENFDAYLQAVGVNFMIRQMAKAVTPRQEIQQNGDNFVIKSSGFQTKVTNFTIGEEFEDDSPIGKVKVKATWDGGKLHFDIDSPKGKLVNDREIRADGRMYLVMKAANGATCTRIFAKQ; translated from the exons ATGAGACGCCAACTTCAGACACCCAAAAGGGTCCTCACCGCTCGCCATTTTCCTGGTAGTCGCTGcaaaaaatcaacattgaacttgaag GAACCTCGGCACGGACCTCGGCACGTCGGACCTCGGCTCAAGGCTCACTTCGGCTCACAGCGACCTCGGAACGTTACAGAGGGACCCAGGTCGTCAATACATACG AACCGATCCAAGATGACGGCCGATTTTAACGGAAAGTGGAAACTGGTCGACTCGGAGAATTTTGATGCCTATCTACAAGCTGTGG GGGTGAACTTCATGATTCGCCAGATGGCCAAAGCGGTCACTCCCAGACAGGAGATACAACAAAATGGCGACAACTTCGTCATCAAGAGCAGCGGATTCCAGACCAAGGTCACGAACTTCACCATCGGAGAGGAGTTCGAGGACGACTCGCCAATTGGCAAAGTCAAG GTGAAGGCGACTTGGGACGGAGGCAAGCTGCATTTCGACATCGACTCGCCCAAGGGCAAACTGGTCAACGATCGAGAGATCCGGGCTGACGGTCGGATGTACCTG GTGATGAAGGCAGCCAATGGGGCGACCTGCACCAGGATCTTTGCCAAACAGTAA
- the LOC136424293 gene encoding sodium/calcium exchanger regulatory protein 1-like isoform X3, which yields MWRILLRRFTGLLLILTAVVFLVIGLQEPRHGPRHVGPRLKAHFGSQRPRNVTEGPRSSIHTNRSKMTADFNGKWKLVDSENFDAYLQAVGVNFMIRQMAKAVTPRQEIQQNGDNFVIKSSGFQTKVTNFTIGEEFEDDSPIGKVKCTITWKDGKLHTAIEGPRGPMWSERELREDGRVYLTMAAPNGTKATRIFARDE from the exons ATGTGGAGGATACTTCTTAGAAGATTCACGGGACTTCTTCTTATCTTAACCGCGGTGGTGTTTCTTGTGATCGGCCTGCAGGAACCTCGGCACGGACCTCGGCACGTCGGACCTCGGCTCAAGGCTCACTTCGGCTCACAGCGACCTCGGAACGTTACAGAGGGACCCAGGTCGTCAATACATACG AACCGATCCAAGATGACGGCCGATTTTAACGGAAAGTGGAAACTGGTCGACTCGGAGAATTTTGATGCCTATCTACAAGCTGTGG GGGTGAACTTCATGATTCGCCAGATGGCCAAAGCGGTCACTCCCAGACAGGAGATACAACAAAATGGCGACAACTTCGTCATCAAGAGCAGCGGATTCCAGACCAAGGTCACGAACTTCACCATCGGAGAGGAGTTCGAGGACGACTCGCCAATTGGCAAAGTCAAG TGTACgataacatggaaggacgggAAGCTCCATACCGCCATTGAGGGTCCCAGGGGTCCCATGTGGTCCGAGCGAGAGTTACGGGAGGACGGGAGGGTCTATCTC ACAATGGCGGCACCGAACGGGACCAAGGCCACCAGGATCTTCGCTAGGGACGagtag
- the LOC136424293 gene encoding cellular retinoic acid-binding protein 2-like isoform X5 codes for MAVNFAGNWQLVESGNFEQFLEAMDVGLPIRKMATSVKPRLEIQQDGDSFKVKTIAAKTKEISFKIGEEFEDEMPMGKVKVKATWDGGKLHFDIDSPKGKLVNDREIRADGRMYLVMKAANGATCTRIFAKQ; via the exons ATGGCTGTGAACTTCGCCGGAAACTGGCAGTTGGTTGAGTCGGGGAATTTTGAGCAATTCCTGGAGGCCATGG ACGTGGGTCTTCCGATCCGAAAGATGGCGACGAGCGTCAAGCCTCGCTTAGAGATCCAACAAGATGGCGACAGTTTCAAGGTCAAGACCATCGCCGCCAAGACCAAGGAGATCAGCTTCAAGATTGGAGAGGAGTTCGAAGACGAGATGCCGATGGGAAAAGTCAAG GTGAAGGCGACTTGGGACGGAGGCAAGCTGCATTTCGACATCGACTCGCCCAAGGGCAAACTGGTCAACGATCGAGAGATCCGGGCTGACGGTCGGATGTACCTG GTGATGAAGGCAGCCAATGGGGCGACCTGCACCAGGATCTTTGCCAAACAGTAA
- the LOC136424293 gene encoding sodium/calcium exchanger regulatory protein 1-like isoform X1 codes for MRRQLQTPKRVLTARHFPGSRCKKSTLNLKEPRHGPRHVGPRLKAHFGSQRPRNVTEGPRSSIHTNRSKMTADFNGKWKLVDSENFDAYLQAVGVNFMIRQMAKAVTPRQEIQQNGDNFVIKSSGFQTKVTNFTIGEEFEDDSPIGKVKCTITWKDGKLHTAIEGPRGPMWSERELREDGRVYLTMAAPNGTKATRIFARDE; via the exons ATGAGACGCCAACTTCAGACACCCAAAAGGGTCCTCACCGCTCGCCATTTTCCTGGTAGTCGCTGcaaaaaatcaacattgaacttgaag GAACCTCGGCACGGACCTCGGCACGTCGGACCTCGGCTCAAGGCTCACTTCGGCTCACAGCGACCTCGGAACGTTACAGAGGGACCCAGGTCGTCAATACATACG AACCGATCCAAGATGACGGCCGATTTTAACGGAAAGTGGAAACTGGTCGACTCGGAGAATTTTGATGCCTATCTACAAGCTGTGG GGGTGAACTTCATGATTCGCCAGATGGCCAAAGCGGTCACTCCCAGACAGGAGATACAACAAAATGGCGACAACTTCGTCATCAAGAGCAGCGGATTCCAGACCAAGGTCACGAACTTCACCATCGGAGAGGAGTTCGAGGACGACTCGCCAATTGGCAAAGTCAAG TGTACgataacatggaaggacgggAAGCTCCATACCGCCATTGAGGGTCCCAGGGGTCCCATGTGGTCCGAGCGAGAGTTACGGGAGGACGGGAGGGTCTATCTC ACAATGGCGGCACCGAACGGGACCAAGGCCACCAGGATCTTCGCTAGGGACGagtag
- the LOC136424293 gene encoding sodium/calcium exchanger regulatory protein 1-like isoform X4, giving the protein MRRQLQTPKRVLTARHFPGSRCKKSTLNLKNRSKMTADFNGKWKLVDSENFDAYLQAVGVNFMIRQMAKAVTPRQEIQQNGDNFVIKSSGFQTKVTNFTIGEEFEDDSPIGKVKCTITWKDGKLHTAIEGPRGPMWSERELREDGRVYLTMAAPNGTKATRIFARDE; this is encoded by the exons ATGAGACGCCAACTTCAGACACCCAAAAGGGTCCTCACCGCTCGCCATTTTCCTGGTAGTCGCTGcaaaaaatcaacattgaacttgaag AACCGATCCAAGATGACGGCCGATTTTAACGGAAAGTGGAAACTGGTCGACTCGGAGAATTTTGATGCCTATCTACAAGCTGTGG GGGTGAACTTCATGATTCGCCAGATGGCCAAAGCGGTCACTCCCAGACAGGAGATACAACAAAATGGCGACAACTTCGTCATCAAGAGCAGCGGATTCCAGACCAAGGTCACGAACTTCACCATCGGAGAGGAGTTCGAGGACGACTCGCCAATTGGCAAAGTCAAG TGTACgataacatggaaggacgggAAGCTCCATACCGCCATTGAGGGTCCCAGGGGTCCCATGTGGTCCGAGCGAGAGTTACGGGAGGACGGGAGGGTCTATCTC ACAATGGCGGCACCGAACGGGACCAAGGCCACCAGGATCTTCGCTAGGGACGagtag
- the LOC136424292 gene encoding tRNA-uridine aminocarboxypropyltransferase 1-like yields the protein MASGEDPFGCLKLASHECLISQDRRTVCPRCQLSRKYFCYTCYVLVAELEGKVPEVKLPFKVDIIKHPKEVDGKSTAAHAAILAPDDVRIYTYPIIPEFSDPSKVVVVFPGSNALSLEDLSKRQQGLLKGKDKNTEKPHTTTKEGRDSENGREEQLKDTVQDVQKQSEEVGEPPVKRQRTVEKPSTPFERVIFIDSTWNQTHRIFNDERLKGLQCVILKDHVTHFWRHQRDKPDTFLATVEAIYYFLREYHDIFVGAAYDGRFDNLLYFFSFMFQIVQKSKQEKDRVKEP from the exons ATGGCGAGCGGTGAGGACCCTTTTGGGTGTCTGAAGTTGGCGTCTCATGAGTGCCTGATTTCCCAGGACCGCAGGACGGTCTGTCCCAGGTGTCAGCtgtccaggaaatacttctgttACACGTGCTACGTGCTGGTGGCGGAGTTAGAGGGGAAGGTCCCGGAAGTAAAG TTGCCCTTCAAAGTGGACATCATTAAGCACCCGAAGGAGGTGGACGGGAAAAGCACTGCCGCGCACGCCGCCATTCTCGCACCCGACGACGTACGCATCTACACCTATCCCATCATTCCAGAGTTCTCCGACCCCAGCAAG GTGGTCGTCGTTTTCCCTGGATCAAATGCTCTTTCATTGGAGGATCTGAGCAAAAGGCAACAAGGACTATTAAAGggtaaagacaaaaacacagaaaaaccaCACACAACAACTAAAGAAGGCAGGGATTCAGAAAATGGCAGAGAAGAACAACTGAAAGACACAGTGCAAGACGTTCAGAAACAAAGCGAAGAGGTTGGAGAGCCACCGGTGAAAAGACAACGTACAGTAGAGAAACCGTCTACACCATTTGAACGAGTGATCTTCATAGACAGCACGTGGAACCAAACGCACAGAATATTCAACGACGAACGACTCAAAG gtctCCAATGTGTTATCCTGAAGGATCATGTGACCCACTTCTGGCGACACCAGCGCGACAAACCCGACACGTTCCTGGCCACCGTGGAAGCCATCTACTACTTCCTGCGAGAGTACCACGACATCTTTGTCGGCGCGGCGTACGATGGGAGATTCGACAACCTCCTTTACTTCTTCTCCTTCATGTTCCAGATAGTACAGAAAAGCAAGCAGGAAAAAGACAGAGTAAAAGAGCCTTAA